One Capsicum annuum cultivar UCD-10X-F1 chromosome 2, UCD10Xv1.1, whole genome shotgun sequence genomic window carries:
- the LOC107860422 gene encoding agamous-like MADS-box protein MADS2 isoform X1: MGRGRVELKRIENKINRQVTFAKRRNGLLKKAYELSVLCDAEVALLIFSNRGKLYEFCSSNNMLKTLDRYQKCSYGTLEVNRSIKDNEQSSYREYSKLKAKYESLQRYQRHLLGDELGPLTIDDLEHLEVQLDTSLKHIRSTRTQMMLDQLSDLQTKEKLWNEANKVLERKMEEIYAENNLQQPWGGGEQGLTYGQQQHPQSQGFFQPLECNSSLQIGYDPITTSSQITAVTNAQNVNGKSAAATPSAVASALRVSTL; encoded by the exons atGGGTAGAGGAAGAGTGGAGTTGAAGAGGATAGAGAACAAGATAAATAGGCAAGTCACTTTTGCTAAGAGGAGAAATGGATTGCTTAAGAAGGCTTATGAACTTTCTGTACTTTGCGATGCTGAAGTTGCTCTTCTCATTTTCTCTAATCGCGGCAAGCTATATGAATTCTGCAGCTCCAATAA CATGCTCAAAACACTTGATAGGTACCAAAAGTGCAGCTATGGTACATTGGAAGTCAATCGATCAATCAAAGATAACGAG CAAAGCAGCTACAGGGAGTACTCGAAACTCAAAGCCAAATATGAGTCACTGCAGCGATATCAAAG ACACCTTCTTGGAGATGAGTTGGGACCTCTTACTATAGATGATCTTGAGCATCTTGAAGTTCAACTTGATACTTCCCTGAAGCACATTAGGTCCACCAGG ACACAAATGATGCTTGACCAGCTTTCTGATCTTCAAACTAAG GAGAAATTGTGGAATGAGGCTAACAAGGTTCTTGAAAGAAAG ATGGAAGAGATATATGCTGAAAACAACCTGCAACAACCATGGGGAGGTGGTGAGCAAGGTCTCACTTATGGTCAGCAGCAACATCCTCAATCTCAGGGTTTCTTCCAACCTCTTGAGTGCAACTCTTCCTTGCAAATTGG GTATGATCCAATAACAACTTCAAGCCAAATAACAGCAGTAACGAATGCCCAAAATGTCAATG GAAAATCCGCAGCCGCTACACCCTCTGCCGTAGCCTCTGCCCTTCGGGTGAGCACGTTGTGA
- the LOC107860422 gene encoding agamous-like MADS-box protein MADS2 isoform X2, translating to MGRGRVELKRIENKINRQVTFAKRRNGLLKKAYELSVLCDAEVALLIFSNRGKLYEFCSSNNMLKTLDRYQKCSYGTLEVNRSIKDNEQSSYREYSKLKAKYESLQRYQRHLLGDELGPLTIDDLEHLEVQLDTSLKHIRSTRTQMMLDQLSDLQTKEKLWNEANKVLERKQMEEIYAENNLQQPWGGGEQGLTYGQQQHPQSQGFFQPLECNSSLQIGYDPITTSSQITAVTNAQNVNGMIPGWML from the exons atGGGTAGAGGAAGAGTGGAGTTGAAGAGGATAGAGAACAAGATAAATAGGCAAGTCACTTTTGCTAAGAGGAGAAATGGATTGCTTAAGAAGGCTTATGAACTTTCTGTACTTTGCGATGCTGAAGTTGCTCTTCTCATTTTCTCTAATCGCGGCAAGCTATATGAATTCTGCAGCTCCAATAA CATGCTCAAAACACTTGATAGGTACCAAAAGTGCAGCTATGGTACATTGGAAGTCAATCGATCAATCAAAGATAACGAG CAAAGCAGCTACAGGGAGTACTCGAAACTCAAAGCCAAATATGAGTCACTGCAGCGATATCAAAG ACACCTTCTTGGAGATGAGTTGGGACCTCTTACTATAGATGATCTTGAGCATCTTGAAGTTCAACTTGATACTTCCCTGAAGCACATTAGGTCCACCAGG ACACAAATGATGCTTGACCAGCTTTCTGATCTTCAAACTAAG GAGAAATTGTGGAATGAGGCTAACAAGGTTCTTGAAAGAAAG CAGATGGAAGAGATATATGCTGAAAACAACCTGCAACAACCATGGGGAGGTGGTGAGCAAGGTCTCACTTATGGTCAGCAGCAACATCCTCAATCTCAGGGTTTCTTCCAACCTCTTGAGTGCAACTCTTCCTTGCAAATTGG GTATGATCCAATAACAACTTCAAGCCAAATAACAGCAGTAACGAATGCCCAAAATGTCAATGGTATGATACCTGGTTGGATGCTGTGA
- the LOC107860422 gene encoding agamous-like MADS-box protein MADS2 isoform X3, which translates to MGRGRVELKRIENKINRQVTFAKRRNGLLKKAYELSVLCDAEVALLIFSNRGKLYEFCSSNNMLKTLDRYQKCSYGTLEVNRSIKDNEQSSYREYSKLKAKYESLQRYQRHLLGDELGPLTIDDLEHLEVQLDTSLKHIRSTRTQMMLDQLSDLQTKMEEIYAENNLQQPWGGGEQGLTYGQQQHPQSQGFFQPLECNSSLQIGYDPITTSSQITAVTNAQNVNGMIPGWML; encoded by the exons atGGGTAGAGGAAGAGTGGAGTTGAAGAGGATAGAGAACAAGATAAATAGGCAAGTCACTTTTGCTAAGAGGAGAAATGGATTGCTTAAGAAGGCTTATGAACTTTCTGTACTTTGCGATGCTGAAGTTGCTCTTCTCATTTTCTCTAATCGCGGCAAGCTATATGAATTCTGCAGCTCCAATAA CATGCTCAAAACACTTGATAGGTACCAAAAGTGCAGCTATGGTACATTGGAAGTCAATCGATCAATCAAAGATAACGAG CAAAGCAGCTACAGGGAGTACTCGAAACTCAAAGCCAAATATGAGTCACTGCAGCGATATCAAAG ACACCTTCTTGGAGATGAGTTGGGACCTCTTACTATAGATGATCTTGAGCATCTTGAAGTTCAACTTGATACTTCCCTGAAGCACATTAGGTCCACCAGG ACACAAATGATGCTTGACCAGCTTTCTGATCTTCAAACTAAG ATGGAAGAGATATATGCTGAAAACAACCTGCAACAACCATGGGGAGGTGGTGAGCAAGGTCTCACTTATGGTCAGCAGCAACATCCTCAATCTCAGGGTTTCTTCCAACCTCTTGAGTGCAACTCTTCCTTGCAAATTGG GTATGATCCAATAACAACTTCAAGCCAAATAACAGCAGTAACGAATGCCCAAAATGTCAATGGTATGATACCTGGTTGGATGCTGTGA
- the LOC107858360 gene encoding uncharacterized protein LOC107858360: protein MAESVAQTGTSNSVIDYNHPLFLIPADVSGVQIISFQLTGIENYSIRFRSMRVALLGRNKLGTVNGTCPKDKFTADLGNQWERVVWDDLHERFNKIGGARTFNLHKKIDVISQGNVSVSTYFSKLKDLWEEFEALVPAPSCDCLNDMNIQERIQILLMSPLPTVNQAYAMIISDESHKTVVGTEGIRGDNPSMHSIGVDVAMYSRHGFETSQGQRLKKNYNLQYEFCKIKVHTKETCWKIIGYPNDFKNKKKPRFEGSEGSGACNAVLDYQDGVTKYGSCSHVSGSGAYGVLNTCVQGEGQCSYSTGSAGQSVSGVQMSRISQMGNATFTTEQYKQIMQMINQNSKDSHDHESTTAANVAGISSVFFVSSQDQDWIIDTGATNHMVSDLKLLDERSIIQSAVPKKVYLPNGNIALVTYVGSCALTKKNVLTNVYHLPEFQYNLLPVPKDLCTGKVRAIGKVEGGLYLLVDQVDKNTLKKVEHEASVDSSVCRSNNCHAERSHKHILEVTRALRFQAEIPIRFWGYCVSTAVYLINRILNAVLLYETPYARLYEKEPDCSHLRVVGCLCYAKVLNQYDKLMARSKPTVFMGYSEAQKGYLLYDVVTKIMSVSRDMSFRKEVFPFKQCQRSEAHSHHVFPIKLSQTVLFDTLVDTQFGVHTNNPSPVVGDASQAQNTAQPQITHEEVEVIHPLAI, encoded by the exons ATGGCTGAGTCGGTAGCTCAGACTGGAACTTCAAATTCTGTGATTGATTATAATCACCCTCTGTTTCTTATTCCTGCAGATGTAAGCGGTGTCCAAATTATCTCCTTCCAATTAACTGGTATTGAAAATTATTCTATCAGGTTTCGATCTATGAGAGTTGCCTTGCTTGGGAGAAACAAGTTGGGAACGGTTAATGGAACATGTCCAAAGGATAAATTCACTGCAGACTTGGGAAATCAATGGGAGAGG GTAGTTTGGGATGATTTGCATGAAAGATTTAACAAGATTGGTGGTGCTCGAACCTTTAATCTACACAAGAAAATTGATGTCATATCTCAGGGAAATGTTTCTGTGTctacttatttttcaaaattgaagGATCTCTGGGAAGAATTTGAGGCGTTGGTGCCAGCACCAAGTTGTGATT GTTTGAATGATATGAATATTCAAGAAAGAATTCAGATTCTTCTTATGAGTCCCTTACCTACAGTCAATCAGGCTTATGCCATGATTATTAGTGATGAAAGTCATAAGACTGTGGTTGGTACTGAGGGTATTCGTGGAGATAATCCCTCAATGCACTCAATAGGTGTTGATGTTGCCATGTATTCAAGACATGGGTTTGAAACGAGTCAGGGACAGAGGTTAAAAAAGAACTATAACCTCCAATATGAATTCTGCAAAATAAAAGTCCACACCAAAGAAACTTGCTGGAAGATCATTGGATATCCAAATGATTTTAAGAACAAGAAGAAACCCAGATTTGAAGGCAGTGAAGGTAGTGGAGCTTGCAATGCAGTCTTGGATTATCAAGATGGGGtcacaaagtatggttcttgttcACATGTTTCTGGGTCTGGTGCTTATGGAGTACTAAATACGTGTGTGCAAGGAGAAGGTCAATGTTCTTATTCAACTGGCTCAGCAGGACAATCAGTTTCAGGTGTGCAAATGTCTCGGATCAGTCAGATGGGCAATGCAACTTTTACTACAGAACAGTATAAGCAAATAATGCAAATGATTAATCAAAATTCTAAAGATTCTCATGATCATGAGTCAACTACTGCAGCTAATGTAGCAGGTATTAGTAGTGTTTTTTTTGTGTCTTCGCAAGACCAAGATTGGATAATAGATACTGGTGCTACAAACCACATGGTGTCTGATTTAAAATTGCTTGATGAAAGGTCTATAATACAGTCTGCAGTACCTAAAAAGGTCTATCTACCAAATGGTAACATCGCATTAGTTACATATGTTGGAAGTTGTGCCTTAACAAAAAAGAATGTACTTACTAATGTGTATCATTTGCCTGAGTTTCAATACAACTTGTTGCCAGTGCCTAAG GATCTTTGTACTGGAAAGGTAAGGGCAATTGGTAAAGTTGAAGGAGGATTGTACCTACTAGTTGATCAAGTTGACAAAAATACACTCAAGAAGGTGGAACATGAAGCATCAGTTGATTCATCTGTGTGCAGAAGCAATAATTGTCATGCAGAG AGAAGTCACAAGCACATTCTTGAAGTCACCAGAGCACTCAGATTTCAAGCAGAAATTCCTATCAGGTTTTGGGGTTATTGTGTTTCAACTGCCGTGTACCTCATAAATAGAATCCTTAATGCAGTTCTACTATATGAAACACCTTATGCAAGACTATATGAGAAGGAACCAGACTGCAGTCACCTCAGGGTAGTTGGTTGCTTGTGTTATGCAAAAGTGTTGAATCAATATGATAAGTTAATGGCTAGATCCAAGCCTACTGTGTTTATGGGATACTCTGAAGCTCAAAAAGGTTATTTGCTTTATGATGTGGTCACCAAAATTATGTCAGTAAGCAGGGATATGTCATTTAGAAAAGAGGTCTTCCCATTTAAACAATGTCAAAGGTCtgaggctcattcacatcatGTGTTCCCTATAAAGCTGTCACAAACAGTTCTTTTTGACACTCTAGTTGATACTCAGTTTGGTGTGCATACTAATAATCCCTCACCAGTTGTTGGTGATGCATCACAAGCTCAGAACACAGCACAGCCTCAAATAACACATGAAGAAGTAGAAGTCATTCATCCACTTGCAATATAG
- the LOC107861426 gene encoding MYB-like transcription factor EOBII encodes MVAMMGWGANSDQQGWRKGPWTPEEDKMLSEYVKLHGEGRWSSVARCAGLNRTGKSCRLRWVNYLRPGLKRGHITPQEEGIIIELHALWGNKWSTIARYLPGRTDNEIKNYWRTHFKKKEKASGKQDKRKIIRQKNQPQPNCTIATIDKKLSPQAEEVVIMKSDDSNAYTNYYHKNIMDQDPVVELPPVTTCSDTSYAWTDTFLMDGFWGGLWNLDDHSLMQATNDKCKVANIQNQPANCTYATDYAVNLHNGGFIF; translated from the exons ATGGTAGCTATGATGGGGTGGGGAGCTAATTCTGATCAACAAGGATGGAGGAAAGGGCCTTGGACTCCTGAAGAGGATAAGATGCTTTCTGAGTACGTTAAGTTGCATGGTGAGGGAAGATGGAGTTCTGTAGCTCGATGTGCAG GTTTGAACAGGACGGGGAAGAGTTGCAGGCTCAGGTGGGTGAACTACTTGAGGCCTGGACTTAAAAGAGGCCACATAACACCTCAAGAGGAAGGCATTATTATTGAATTGCATGCCTTATGGGGCAACAA ATGGTCAACTATAGCCCGTTACTTGCCAGGAAGGACAGATAACGAGATAAAAAATTACTGGAGGACACATTTCAAGAAGAAGGAAAAAGCTTCAGGAAAGCAAGACAAGAGGAAAATTATAAGACAGAAAAACCAACCACAACCAAACTGCACCATAGCCACGATTGATAAAAAGTTGTCACCTCAAGCAGAAGAAGTAGTGATCATGAAGAGTGATGACAGTAACGCGTATACTAATTATTACCATAAGAATATAATGGATCAGGATCCAGTTGTGGAATTGCCACCAGTGACAACTTGTTCAGACACATCGTATGCATGGACGGATACTTTTCTGATGGATGGTTTCTGGGGAGGATTATGGAACTTAGATGATCATTCACTGATGCAGGCAACTAATGACAAGTGCAAGGTGGCAAATATCCAAAATCAACCAGCTAATTGCACTTATGCAACTGATTATGCAGTTAACTTACATAATGGAGGTTTTATTTTCTAA